Proteins encoded in a region of the Populus nigra chromosome 3, ddPopNigr1.1, whole genome shotgun sequence genome:
- the LOC133689250 gene encoding phosphatidylinositol 4-kinase gamma 8-like codes for MAVAIDQHHGFKPFKRSQRCRLQSLTNFDLNILEIDQTNLSSLKQAFEVVKFHRSFSSPCFSLATRVEEELDTTPRIEILGGHGAPRICDLVVEVAIALASGVDPIPVSSGLGGAYFLRSRNGDNIALAKPIDEEPLAFNNPKGFGGLMLGQPGMKRSIRVGETGLRELAAYLLDHGGFAGVPPTALVKISSVGFHVNGVENISAPPCKIASLQRFVEHEFDAGELGCSGFSVASVHQIAIFDVRVLNLDRHAGNILVKKNDQKEKYAAGAAELVPIDHGLCLPEWLDDPYFEWLHWPQALVPFSESELVYISNLDPFKDAELLRSELSSLRESSIRVLVLCSIFLKQAAAAGLCLADIGKMMTRESCSGEENMSVLEDLCTKAKGAVVNASDDEEDNMDSREEKDEFELFQFDDETQHISAEVMDVHQLLQSPPKIAKPPKIAKFSPVRSLPRLEDEELSPLFEETDHEVKNYNDGDDINRTIKENGGDNNGDDSKLGGLTRSKSYSVRNRACESEGISFGDLSEGEWKLFLECFEKLLLEVLEGTKCGSLKQRLGTSCQF; via the coding sequence ATGGCAGTAGCCATTGATCAACATCATGGATTCAAGCCATTTAAAAGATCTCAGAGATGTAGACTCCAATCTCTAACTAACTTTGACTTAAACATTCTTGAAATTGACCAAACCAATCTTTCCAGCTTAAAACAAGCATTCGAAGTAGTTAAATTTCACAGAAGCTTCTCCAGTCCGTGTTTTTCCTTGGCCACTAGAGTTGAAGAAGAGCTCGACACTACTCCAAGGATTGAGATTCTTGGTGGCCATGGAGCCCCGAGAATCTGTGATCTTGTTGTTGAGGTTGCCATAGCTTTGGCCTCCGGTGTTGATCCCATACCAGTATCAAGTGGACTAGGTGGTGCTTACTTTTTGCGCAGCAGGAATGGAGATAATATTGCACTGGCAAAACCAATTGATGAAGAACCTTTAGCCTTCAATAACCCGAAAGGCTTTGGGGGGCTGATGCTTGGCCAACCTGGTATGAAACGATCAATTCGAGTAGGTGAAACTGGACTTCGCGAATTAGCTGCTTATCTACTAGACCATGGTGGGTTTGCTGGTGTTCCTCCAACAGCATTAGTAAAGATATCCAGTGTTGGGTTCCACGTTaacggtgttgaaaatatttcaGCTCCGCCCTGCAAGATTGCCTCACTCCAACGTTTTGTAGAACATGAATTTGATGCTGGGGAATTAGGCTGTTCTGGTTTTTCAGTTGCTTCTGTTCATCAGATTGCGATTTTTGATGTAAGAGTCCTAAATCTTGACAGGCATGCTGGAAATATACTTGTAAAAAAGAACGATCAGAAGGAAAAATATGCAGCCGGGGCAGCTGAGCTCGTGCCTATAGACCATGGACTTTGCCTACCTGAGTGGCTTGATGATCCTTATTTTGAATGGCTGCATTGGCCTCAAGCCTTAGTTCCCTTTTCAGAATCTGAACTTGTGTACATATCCAATCTTGATCCATTTAAAGATGCAGAGCTCTTGAGATCTGAGCTTAGTTCTTTAAGGGAATCTTCTATCCGAGTTCTTGTCCTCTGCAGTATTTTCTTGAAGCAAGCTGCTGCGGCTGGCCTCTGCCTTGCCGATATAGGCAAAATGATGACCAGGGAGTCTTGTAGTGGAGAGGAAAATATGAGTGTATTAGAGGATCTGTGCACAAAAGCAAAGGGAGCCGTTGTTAATGCATCAGATGATGAAGAGGATAATATGGATAGCAGAGAAGAAAAGGACGAGTTTGAACTATTTCAATTCGATGACGAGACTCAGCACATTTCTGCTGAGGTAATGGATGTCCATCAGCTCTTACAGTCCCCTCCCAAGATTGCTAAGCCAcctaaaattgcaaaattctcACCTGTAAGATCACTGCCTAGGTTGGAAGATGAAGAATTATCTCCGTTGTTTGAGGAAACTGACCATGAAGTCAAAAACTATAACGATGGTGATGATATCAACAGGACTATCAAAGAAAATGGCGGAGACAACAATGGGGACGACAGCAAACTAGGGGGATTAACGAGGAGCAAGAGTTACTCAGTCCGAAATAGGGCTTGCGAATCTGAGGGCATTTCTTTTGGAGACTTGAGTGAAGGTGAATGGAAATTGTTCTTGGAGTGTTTCGAGAAGCTTTTGCTGGAGGTTCTCGAGGGCACAAAATGTGGCAGCTTGAAGCAACGGTTGGGAACTTCTTGCCAATTCTGA
- the LOC133688219 gene encoding 3'-5' exonuclease-like: protein MAISIEDHQLPYNTHNLYDVNFFDDKIHTLVTHTPSFVNTWIAETQQKLHQNNNPADHPLLVGLDIEWRPNRTRQIENPVATLQLSTGKDCLIFQLLHCPTGIPQSLYDFLSNKNYTFVGVGIEGDVEKLVEDYDVSMGNAVDLRVLAAEKLGAEQWKNSGIKSLVKEILGKQIEKPKRVTMSRWDNEWLTGDQVQYACLDAFLCYKIGENLYAA, encoded by the coding sequence ATGGCAATCAGCATTGAAGATCACCAACTCCCATACAATACACACAACCTCTATGATGTCAACTTCTTCGATGACAAGATCCATACTTTAGTCACTCACACGCCTTCCTTTGTCAACACATGGATAGCCGAAACCCAACAAAAGCTCCACCAAAACAACAACCCTGCTGATCATCCCCTTCTAGTTGGCCTAGACATCGAGTGGAGGCCCAACAGGACGCGTCAAATCGAAAACCCAGTTGCCACACTCCAACTTTCCACTGGCAAAGACTGCTTGATCTTTCAACTCCTGCATTGTCCCACTGGTATCCCACAATccctttatgattttttgagtAACAAGAATTATACTTTTGTTGGGGTTGGTATTGAGGGTGATGTGGAGAAGTTAGTGGAGGATTATGATGTGAGTATGGGGAATGCTGTGGATTTAAGGGTTTTGGCTGCTGAGAAATTGGGGGCTGAGCAGTGGAAGAATTCTGGGATAAAATCGTTGGTGAAGGAGATTTTGGGGAAGCAGATTGAGAAGCCAAAAAGGGTTACTATGAGCAGGTGGGACAATGAGTGGCTTACTGGTGATCAAGTTCAATATGCTTGTCTTGATGCCTTTTTGTGTTACAAGATTGGGGAGAATTTGTATGCTGCTTGA